The following proteins come from a genomic window of Oncorhynchus mykiss isolate Arlee chromosome 19, USDA_OmykA_1.1, whole genome shotgun sequence:
- the si:dkey-33c12.3 gene encoding neurofilament light polypeptide isoform X1, whose translation MSYDPYISYRRTWDSYRGSSRPSTTKSFMYSPLYSSSSSRALGLAAGKQRPPASSSLPDASARMDLAEASSLNTELLGLRSQEKEQLVGLNDRFATYIDKVRRLEQQNRALLAELEALRRRQRDPSRLQGLYEGEARSLRAAIDQKTGDKMRMEAERDYLRDVYGQLKERYEEEAQCRVDAEEALQRAREEVGRAMLSNCDAEASVVSLAEEMGFLKKVFVEEQAELQAQVVAANVCVDMEVSRPDLSAALKEIRAQYERLANKNMQAAEDWYRGKFESVAEMASKNNEAVRSIREETMEYRRLLQSRSSEIEALRNVIESLNKQLEELEEHQGGEVTKYQVRINVLECDINEAKQEMSRYLREYQDLLNVKMALDIEIAAYRKLLEGEEFRLTFSALN comes from the exons ATGAGCTACGATCCTTATATCTCCTACCGCCGCACTTGGGACAGCTACCGAGGCTCTTCTCGACCTTCCACCACCAAATCCTTCATgtactcccctctctactcctcctcttcctcccgaGCCCTGGGCCTGGCGGCTGGGAAGCAGCGTCCACCCGCCTCTTCCTCACTGCCGGATGCGTCTGCACGGATGGACCTGGCCGAGGCCTCCAGCCTCAACACAGAGCTGCTGGGGCTCCGCAGTCAGGAGAAGGAGCAGCTGGTGGGCCTCAACGACCGCTTCGCCACCTACATCGACAAGGTGAGGCGCCTGGAGCAGCAGAACCGGGCCCTTCTGGCAGAGCTGGAGGCTCTCAGGCGGAGACAGAGGGACCCGTCTCGTCTTCAGGGGCTCTACGAGGGTGAAGCCCGGAGCCTCAGGGCTGCAATCGACCAGAAGACAGGAGATAAGATGCGCATGGAGGCAGAGAGGGACTACCTGAGGGACGTGTACGGGCAGCTGAAGGAGCGCTATGAGGAGGAGGCGCAGTGCCGTGTGGATGCGGAGGAGGCCCTGCAGAGGGCCCGGGAAGAAGTGGGGCGGGCCATGCTGTCTAACTGCGATGCAGAGGCCAGCGTTGTCTCCCTGGCCGAGGAGATGGGCTTCCTGAAGAAGGTGTTTGTGGAGGAGCAGGCGGAGCTGCAGGCCCAGGTTGTGGCGGCTAACGTGTGTGTTGACATGGAGGTGAGCAGGCCAGACCTGTCTGCGGCACTCAAGGAGATCCGGGCGCAGTACGAGCGGCTGGCCAATAAGAACATGCAGGCGGCCGAGGACTGGTACCGGGGGAAGTTTGAGTCCGTGGCGGAGATGGCATCGAAGAACAACGAGGCGGTGCGCTCCATCCGGGAGGAGACCATGGAATACCGCCGGCTGCTCCAATCACGCTCCTCTGAGATCGAGGCCCTGCGGAACGTCATCGAGTCGCTGAACAAACAGCTGGAGGAGCTGGAAGAGCACCAGGGGGGAGAGGTCACGAAGTACCAG GTGAGGATAAACGTTCTGGAGTGCGACATCAACGAGGCAAAGCAGGAGATGTCTCGGTACCTCAGAGAGTACCAGGACCTTCTCAATGTTAAAATGGCTCTGGACATTGAGATCGCGGCATACAG GAAACTGCTGGAGGGAGAAGAATTCAGGCTGACCTTCTCTGCCCTGAACTAA
- the si:dkey-33c12.3 gene encoding neurofilament light polypeptide isoform X2: MSYDPYISYRRTWDSYRGSSRPSTTKSFMYSPLYSSSSSRALGLAAGKQRPPASSSLPDASARMDLAEASSLNTELLGLRSQEKEQLVGLNDRFATYIDKVRRLEQQNRALLAELEALRRRQRDPSRLQGLYEGEARSLRAAIDQKTGDKMRMEAERDYLRDVYGQLKERYEEEAQCRVDAEEALQRAREEVGRAMLSNCDAEASVVSLAEEMGFLKKVFVEEQAELQAQVVAANVCVDMEVSRPDLSAALKEIRAQYERLANKNMQAAEDWYRGKFESVAEMASKNNEAVRSIREETMEYRRLLQSRSSEIEALRNVIESLNKQLEELEEHQGGEVTKYQVQNHSINQNQGERSRSTR; the protein is encoded by the exons ATGAGCTACGATCCTTATATCTCCTACCGCCGCACTTGGGACAGCTACCGAGGCTCTTCTCGACCTTCCACCACCAAATCCTTCATgtactcccctctctactcctcctcttcctcccgaGCCCTGGGCCTGGCGGCTGGGAAGCAGCGTCCACCCGCCTCTTCCTCACTGCCGGATGCGTCTGCACGGATGGACCTGGCCGAGGCCTCCAGCCTCAACACAGAGCTGCTGGGGCTCCGCAGTCAGGAGAAGGAGCAGCTGGTGGGCCTCAACGACCGCTTCGCCACCTACATCGACAAGGTGAGGCGCCTGGAGCAGCAGAACCGGGCCCTTCTGGCAGAGCTGGAGGCTCTCAGGCGGAGACAGAGGGACCCGTCTCGTCTTCAGGGGCTCTACGAGGGTGAAGCCCGGAGCCTCAGGGCTGCAATCGACCAGAAGACAGGAGATAAGATGCGCATGGAGGCAGAGAGGGACTACCTGAGGGACGTGTACGGGCAGCTGAAGGAGCGCTATGAGGAGGAGGCGCAGTGCCGTGTGGATGCGGAGGAGGCCCTGCAGAGGGCCCGGGAAGAAGTGGGGCGGGCCATGCTGTCTAACTGCGATGCAGAGGCCAGCGTTGTCTCCCTGGCCGAGGAGATGGGCTTCCTGAAGAAGGTGTTTGTGGAGGAGCAGGCGGAGCTGCAGGCCCAGGTTGTGGCGGCTAACGTGTGTGTTGACATGGAGGTGAGCAGGCCAGACCTGTCTGCGGCACTCAAGGAGATCCGGGCGCAGTACGAGCGGCTGGCCAATAAGAACATGCAGGCGGCCGAGGACTGGTACCGGGGGAAGTTTGAGTCCGTGGCGGAGATGGCATCGAAGAACAACGAGGCGGTGCGCTCCATCCGGGAGGAGACCATGGAATACCGCCGGCTGCTCCAATCACGCTCCTCTGAGATCGAGGCCCTGCGGAACGTCATCGAGTCGCTGAACAAACAGCTGGAGGAGCTGGAAGAGCACCAGGGGGGAGAGGTCACGAAGTACCAGGTACAGAACCACTCAATCAATCAGAACCAGGGGGAGAGGTCACGAAGTACCAG GTGA